The stretch of DNA GGTGTCGCCGAGTGCGGCATGGCCGATGGGGGCATGGCCGGCTTCATGTTGTTCATGATCCAGACCGAGCCGCCGACCACGACCAGCACGCCGAAGGCCAGCGCCGTGACGCTGCTGGTGTTGTCCGGCCCCGTGGTGATGTGGAGGAGGAACACGAGGTACACGCCCATCTGGGCGACGGCGCAGACCAGGACCGCCACCGGCACGGCCGGCGCCCAGGCGAATTTGGCATGCGCGATCGCGAAGGAGCAGATTGTCAGGAGCGTCGCCAGGGCGAGGCCGATGCGATAGCCCCGGATCCCAGAACAGCCACTTCCAATCGAGCGAGACGACCTGCACCTCCAGCGGCTTCTTGTCGGAGGCGAGCGGCGTGGCCGGGTCGAGCTGGTGCGTGCCGATTCAGGCGATGCCGCCCAGGAACGCGATGGTCAGGAACGGCACCGACCAGACGACGCGTTCGATCCGCCCCGAGAAGGCCCAGTCGGGCCGGCAGAGCGCCTTCGGGTCGGATTCCCGGTTCCAGAGCGCGAACACCACCGTGGCGATCATCGTCGGCAGGATGATCGCCAGCATGATGACCGTGGCGATGATCAGGATGTTCGCCTCGGCCGACCCGACGGGGCCCTTCCCGTCGAGGACGTTGTGCTGCTGGCACCCGGAGAGGAGGGGCAAGGCTGCAGCGAGAAGCAGCGCGGGGCGGAAAGCTGGGACGACGGCGCATCGTGCGGGTCAGGCCGCCGGCGGGCGGACGACGGCGGCGTGCGAACGCACGGGTCGAACAGTGCTCATTCGAAGCCTCCGGCCAGTTTCTGCCTGGATCGACCAATCCCGAAGTGCATCAGCGTGTTTCGTCCTAAAATAACGTCATTTATCCTGCGGAGATATTTTTAATATCACACCCTATTCGGATCTATTCCTGATCTATTACCCAGAAAGGAACGATTTCATGCAGCAAATACTAACATAAGTGAAGGCTGGAGCGCCGGTAACGCGCGAACGTCGCGTCCCGTCCAACATGGCCTTCCTGCCGCATGCAGCCGCCCCGCCGCCCGGCCGAGATCCGGGCTCGATCCGCGAACAGAGCCGCAGAAGGCAGTGTCCCGGGATGCCCCATGTGACCAGGCAGGTCAGCGCGCTGCTGCGGCGGCTGCCGGACGCTCAGCGGCCGAGATCGACCGGGATGCTGAGGTCGGCGACGCCCGCCTCGCCGAGCAGCCCGGCCGGCGGCGCGGCCAGCCGGCCGGTGCCCTGACCCGTGCCGGCGACCGTGCCCTGAACGGCCTGCTGGACGGCGCGGAGCGCTCGCTGATCGAGGTCCGGCGAGCCGGAACTCCGCTCGATCTCCGCCCGCTGCAGTGACCCGTCCGCGGCGATCTCCACGTGAACCAGCACGGTCCCGGCCCGCCGGGCCGGCCGCGGTCGGCTGCCGGTGCGGTCCACGGCATCGATCCGGGTGACGAGGTCCGACAGCCAGGCGCGTACCGTCGCGCCATGGGCGCCTTGCGCCGACGCAGCCCAGGGGACCAGTAGCAGACCGACCGCGACGATCCCCGGGGCGAGCATTCGTAATGGCATGCGGGACGGGCACTCCGGGCGCGTGGCGACCCGCCCGACACGCGGGCCGGCCTCTCGTGCTCCCGGATAACCGCGTGCGCTCAGGAAAGCGTTACCGATTTCCGGCCCTTCGGGCCGGCTGCGGCCAGCATGACGTCGTCGCTGCCGACCTCCAGGCCGGTGTAGCCCAGCATCTCGGCGAGTTGCGTCCGGGCGCGCCAGACGCGGCTCTTCACCGTGCCGATCTGGCAGTTCATCACGGTGGCTGTCTGTTCATAGGTGAGGTTCTCGATCGCCACGAGAACCAGGGCCTGCCGCATCGAAGGCGCGAGGCGGTCGAGGGCGGTGCGCACGTCGCTCAGGTCCAGGTGGCCGCCCTGCTCGGGCAACGACACCATCCGCTCGGCCTGTGTGCCGTCCTCGTCCTGGACCTCGCGGCCGCGCTTACGGTGCTCGTTGTAGAACTGGTTGCGCATGATCGTGAACAGCCACGCCTCCAGGTTGGTGCCCGGAGCGAAGCTGGCGCGCGACCGCCACGCCCGCAGAAGGGTGTTCTGCAGGAGGTCGTCGGCCCCGACAGGGTTGCGCAGCAGCGAGCGCGCGAAGCGCTGCAGGTTCGGCACCATGGCAAGCAGGGAGGTCTGGAACGTCTTCTCGCGGCCGTCCTGCGCCTTGCCGAACGCCGCATCGAGCAGCGTCAACAGTTCGGCGAAGCGGTCCGCGATGGGAGGCTGGACTGAATCCTGTGCGTAGGTCGCCGCCAGAAGATGGCCGAGGTGATACTGCACGCTGTCCGGGAGCCGGGGCGCCTGCGCGGCGATTGTATCACCGTCGAGCGAGAATTCGAGCATGACAGCCGATCACCTGAGCGGGATGAAAGAGCGGGTACGGTCATTAATCCCCAGGTACCAGCTTATTGCCGCAACATAGATCAGCGGTTAGCCAGATCCTAAGACTGATCTATGATAGATACCATGATCAACGCGACAGACATGCGGAGCGGGACAGCG from Methylobacterium sp. PvR107 encodes:
- a CDS encoding energy transducer TonB — encoded protein: MPLRMLAPGIVAVGLLLVPWAASAQGAHGATVRAWLSDLVTRIDAVDRTGSRPRPARRAGTVLVHVEIAADGSLQRAEIERSSGSPDLDQRALRAVQQAVQGTVAGTGQGTGRLAAPPAGLLGEAGVADLSIPVDLGR
- a CDS encoding sigma-70 family RNA polymerase sigma factor, with translation MLEFSLDGDTIAAQAPRLPDSVQYHLGHLLAATYAQDSVQPPIADRFAELLTLLDAAFGKAQDGREKTFQTSLLAMVPNLQRFARSLLRNPVGADDLLQNTLLRAWRSRASFAPGTNLEAWLFTIMRNQFYNEHRKRGREVQDEDGTQAERMVSLPEQGGHLDLSDVRTALDRLAPSMRQALVLVAIENLTYEQTATVMNCQIGTVKSRVWRARTQLAEMLGYTGLEVGSDDVMLAAAGPKGRKSVTLS